In Pseudobacter ginsenosidimutans, the following are encoded in one genomic region:
- a CDS encoding SusE domain-containing protein, whose product MPRFSITSIILCLFMLAIGACSKDKKLDHTAVSQVSVIFAPDDNRFVKLQPATSATVLFEWEQARAEDGGLVMYEIAFDKEGGDFSKPVYKMATDNGGIFNKATLSHKLLNTIANLAGIPSLSTGKLKWTVFSSKGINEVKSSQARTIEVERPAGFASIPTDVYLTGTATEAGANIGDAIKLKQTSSGVFEVYTSLKAGSYQLADRNSGTPVTYSVTGTTLKEGGSTDVAGSTKVYRIVFDFNNTSATFTEVKGMGLWFAPNNTIQFSIPYAGNGQWKAENQNIEFKQEGWGRDERYKFRMQVNDGSADSYEWYGSINNDNQRPTAGSAPAYFYLIKIANNDQWNYCFKFQTEADMKPCDIIIDFSTTQPYTHKVVIK is encoded by the coding sequence ATGCCACGTTTTTCAATCACCTCCATCATACTTTGCCTGTTCATGCTGGCCATCGGAGCTTGCAGCAAAGACAAAAAACTGGACCATACTGCCGTTTCACAGGTGTCTGTAATTTTTGCACCTGATGATAACCGTTTCGTCAAACTGCAACCCGCCACCAGCGCAACGGTGTTGTTCGAATGGGAACAGGCCCGCGCGGAAGACGGAGGACTGGTAATGTATGAGATCGCTTTCGATAAGGAAGGCGGCGATTTCTCAAAACCCGTGTACAAGATGGCAACCGATAATGGCGGCATCTTCAACAAAGCCACTTTGAGCCATAAGCTGCTGAACACGATCGCCAACCTCGCCGGCATTCCATCATTGAGCACCGGAAAACTGAAATGGACTGTCTTTTCTTCCAAAGGCATCAACGAAGTGAAATCCTCACAGGCACGCACCATCGAAGTTGAAAGGCCGGCAGGTTTCGCCAGCATCCCCACAGATGTTTATCTCACCGGTACCGCTACTGAAGCAGGTGCCAATATTGGCGATGCCATCAAACTGAAGCAAACCAGCAGCGGCGTATTTGAAGTGTATACTTCCCTGAAGGCAGGAAGCTATCAGCTGGCTGACAGGAACAGCGGCACTCCCGTTACCTATTCCGTAACCGGCACCACACTGAAAGAAGGTGGCAGTACCGATGTGGCAGGAAGTACAAAAGTGTACAGGATCGTTTTCGATTTCAACAATACCAGCGCCACTTTCACGGAAGTGAAAGGAATGGGGCTCTGGTTCGCACCCAACAATACCATTCAGTTCAGTATTCCCTATGCAGGAAATGGACAATGGAAAGCCGAAAACCAGAATATCGAATTCAAACAAGAGGGCTGGGGAAGAGATGAACGTTACAAATTCCGGATGCAGGTGAACGATGGCAGTGCAGACAGCTATGAATGGTATGGCAGCATCAACAACGATAACCAGCGCCCTACCGCCGGTTCTGCACCTGCTTACTTCTACCTGATCAAGATCGCTAACAATGATCAGTGGAATTACTGCTTCAAATTCCAGACAGAAGCGGATATGAAACCCTGCGATATCATCATCGATTTTTCCACTACGCAACCCTATACCCACAAAGTGGTGATCAAATAG